One genomic region from Melioribacteraceae bacterium encodes:
- a CDS encoding metalloregulator ArsR/SmtB family transcription factor, producing MDLTRSIEIMKSLADTSRLRIINSLMDKPQYVEEISHRLNLAVSTVSFHLKKLEMAGLISQTKEQYYIIYRINKNLFGLTLKEIVDFDDNEKESHIERIEKYKQKVLKAFFKKDQLMRLPVQRKKRLIVLGQFVKKFSSDKKYTEVEVNKLIMENYDDYCTIRRLLIEEGAMKRDKQFYWLNAENNEGIL from the coding sequence ATGGATCTAACCAGAAGTATTGAAATTATGAAGTCGCTTGCGGATACCTCGCGGCTCCGGATAATAAATTCACTTATGGATAAACCTCAGTACGTGGAGGAGATCTCTCACAGATTGAATCTTGCCGTATCGACTGTTTCATTCCATCTGAAAAAGCTGGAAATGGCCGGTCTGATAAGTCAGACAAAGGAACAGTATTACATAATCTATAGAATAAATAAGAATCTTTTCGGTTTAACACTCAAGGAGATTGTCGATTTTGATGATAACGAGAAAGAATCGCACATAGAGAGAATTGAGAAATACAAACAGAAAGTACTCAAAGCTTTTTTTAAAAAAGACCAATTAATGCGGCTCCCGGTACAAAGGAAAAAGCGCCTCATCGTTCTTGGTCAGTTTGTCAAAAAGTTTTCGTCAGATAAAAAATACACGGAAGTTGAAGTGAATAAGCTGATTATGGAAAATTATGACGACTATTGCACCATAAGAAGGCTGCTGATTGAAGAAGGCGCAATGAAACGCGATAAACAATTTTACTGGCTGAACGCAGAAAACAATGAAGGAATATTATAG
- a CDS encoding nucleotidyltransferase family protein codes for MKISGLILAAGLSGRMNSFKPVMKINGKSFVGIVAENLLRVCDNLIVVTGYQSEQVENALEKSDRIRFVYNQNYEEGMFSSLKIGLSESMDSAWVIYHFVDQPLIPKEFYREFIEQIEENYNWIQPSFNSVKGHPVLLKKSLFRIIIDTANNYSLKEISHNPALSKKIWDCRYPQILTDLDTLDDFNKLKPL; via the coding sequence ATGAAAATTAGCGGATTGATCCTGGCAGCAGGCCTCTCCGGCCGAATGAATTCCTTTAAGCCGGTTATGAAAATTAACGGGAAATCATTCGTCGGTATTGTTGCCGAGAATCTGCTTCGGGTTTGTGATAACCTTATAGTTGTAACAGGATATCAAAGCGAACAGGTAGAGAACGCTTTGGAGAAGTCCGATCGGATCAGATTTGTTTATAATCAGAACTATGAAGAAGGAATGTTCTCTTCTCTTAAAATAGGATTAAGTGAATCTATGGATTCCGCCTGGGTAATTTATCACTTTGTTGACCAACCGCTGATTCCAAAAGAATTTTATCGGGAATTTATCGAACAGATTGAAGAAAATTATAACTGGATACAACCCTCATTCAATTCTGTAAAAGGTCATCCGGTTCTTTTAAAGAAATCTCTTTTTCGAATTATTATCGATACGGCAAACAATTATTCATTAAAAGAAATAAGTCATAATCCGGCGTTAAGTAAAAAAATATGGGATTGCCGGTATCCTCAAATTCTTACAGACCTAGATACATTGGACGATTTTAATAAATTAAAACCGTTATAA
- a CDS encoding XdhC family protein, whose amino-acid sequence MKDLKMWKFIFESLKKNGSVLLTVVLESKGSSPGKAGFKLAVSEEGVSVGTIGGGQMEYDLLKDCERILKSKKKALLHRDLYHSKKVKKLQSGLVCQGRQTNFTITLDKKDLSRIKKIIQLFYKNEEAVLALTPEGLNVKPGLRNSKHIVYRFKSGNDWSYEENIGVKDTMYIIGGGHVGLALSNQMELLGFHIIVFDDRSDLNTLKENHSADEIIITSYDNIGGYVEEGDYSYVAIVTSALPTDKIALRQILGRKVRYIGMLGSEAKIKRIFSELKEEGISPSLFKKVRAPIGLPINSNTVEEIAVSIASQIIKIKNR is encoded by the coding sequence ATGAAAGATCTGAAAATGTGGAAATTTATTTTCGAATCGCTGAAAAAGAATGGATCTGTTCTTCTTACAGTAGTTCTGGAATCGAAAGGGAGTTCGCCCGGTAAAGCAGGTTTTAAATTAGCAGTCTCTGAAGAGGGAGTAAGTGTTGGCACCATCGGGGGCGGCCAGATGGAGTATGATTTGCTTAAGGATTGCGAGAGAATACTGAAATCGAAAAAGAAAGCTTTACTTCACAGAGATTTATACCATAGTAAGAAAGTTAAAAAATTGCAGTCAGGCCTTGTCTGTCAGGGGCGTCAGACTAACTTCACGATTACATTGGATAAGAAAGACCTGAGCAGGATTAAAAAAATTATTCAGTTATTCTATAAGAATGAAGAAGCGGTGCTGGCTCTTACACCGGAAGGATTAAATGTTAAACCGGGATTAAGAAACAGTAAACACATTGTCTATAGATTCAAATCGGGAAATGACTGGAGCTATGAGGAGAATATCGGCGTCAAAGATACGATGTATATTATCGGAGGAGGGCATGTAGGGCTTGCTCTCTCAAACCAGATGGAATTGTTGGGATTTCATATAATCGTTTTCGATGACAGGTCTGATCTTAATACTCTGAAAGAAAATCATTCTGCCGATGAGATCATTATCACTTCTTACGATAACATCGGCGGATATGTTGAAGAGGGAGATTATTCATACGTTGCGATTGTTACGTCCGCATTGCCAACTGATAAAATTGCTTTAAGGCAGATCCTCGGCAGAAAAGTTAGGTATATCGGAATGCTGGGAAGCGAAGCTAAGATTAAAAGAATCTTCAGCGAACTTAAAGAAGAAGGAATTAGTCCTTCGTTATTTAAAAAAGTCCGTGCACCTATCGGCCTGCCAATCAACAGCAACACAGTAGAAGAGATAGCCGTTAGCATCGCTTCGCAGATTATAAAAATAAAGAACCGTTAA
- a CDS encoding DUF4342 domain-containing protein: MIDEFKVKGKELIDKVEELIKEGNARRIIIKDDKGNTFIEIPVTIGVLGAMFAPILTAVGALAGMAANFTVEVIRKDSAESPVAENQSKENI, encoded by the coding sequence ATGATAGACGAATTCAAAGTTAAGGGGAAGGAACTTATTGATAAAGTTGAAGAACTTATCAAGGAGGGAAATGCCCGGCGTATTATAATTAAAGATGATAAGGGGAATACATTTATCGAGATACCGGTTACTATTGGTGTCCTTGGGGCAATGTTCGCGCCGATATTAACTGCAGTGGGAGCTCTTGCCGGCATGGCGGCTAACTTCACTGTTGAAGTGATAAGAAAAGATTCTGCCGAAAGTCCGGTTGCCGAAAATCAGTCTAAAGAAAATATTTAA
- a CDS encoding YgeY family selenium metabolism-linked hydrolase, giving the protein MKENLFKAVEAEKENLFSLIQKLVQIKSYSGEEKEIVEFIVKKMNEYGFDESYHDSFGNAIGRIGNGPVKIMYDAHIDTVKVTETENWQHPPFAGVIENGKLYGRGAVDEKPAMAGFMIAGKIIKSIFGNDFPFTLYVVGSVLEEDADGYPLYHIIRNEGIKPDFVLLGEPTDMKVYRGQRGRMELKITATGKSAHGAHNQKGINAIYKMMPVVADIEKLDKKLKPKPTLGKGSITVSNIVSKAPSMCSVSDFCQIHIDRRMTVGENRNSVVKELKEIIKKHKSDAKISIPDVEGVSWKGTKYSQEAYFPTWVYDEKHPLVDAAMRTSKASTGKAKSGVWSFSTNGVATAGQFGIPTIGFAPGKEELAHSSKEEIVLNDLLKAAKFYSLLPFELIK; this is encoded by the coding sequence ATGAAAGAAAATTTATTCAAGGCTGTGGAAGCGGAAAAGGAAAATCTTTTTTCGCTGATTCAAAAATTGGTCCAGATAAAAAGTTACAGCGGTGAAGAAAAAGAAATTGTAGAATTCATTGTGAAGAAGATGAATGAATACGGATTTGATGAATCTTATCACGATTCTTTCGGAAATGCAATCGGCCGGATCGGAAACGGCCCCGTAAAAATTATGTACGATGCTCATATTGATACTGTAAAAGTAACTGAAACCGAGAACTGGCAGCATCCTCCATTTGCCGGAGTTATTGAAAACGGGAAACTTTACGGACGCGGAGCGGTTGATGAAAAACCGGCTATGGCCGGATTTATGATTGCGGGGAAAATTATCAAGTCGATATTCGGAAACGATTTTCCCTTTACGCTTTATGTTGTAGGTTCAGTTCTGGAAGAGGATGCCGACGGTTATCCTCTTTATCACATAATCAGGAATGAAGGAATCAAGCCTGATTTTGTTCTGCTGGGTGAGCCGACCGATATGAAAGTATACAGGGGACAGCGTGGAAGAATGGAATTAAAAATTACTGCTACGGGTAAATCAGCTCACGGTGCTCATAATCAGAAAGGAATTAATGCAATCTATAAAATGATGCCGGTAGTTGCCGATATTGAAAAACTCGATAAAAAACTGAAACCGAAACCGACTCTGGGCAAAGGATCTATTACGGTAAGCAATATCGTTTCAAAAGCTCCTTCGATGTGCTCGGTTTCTGATTTCTGTCAGATTCATATAGATAGAAGAATGACCGTCGGAGAAAACAGGAATAGTGTAGTTAAAGAGTTGAAAGAAATAATAAAGAAGCATAAGAGCGATGCGAAAATTTCTATTCCTGATGTAGAGGGAGTAAGCTGGAAGGGAACTAAATATTCTCAGGAGGCATATTTCCCTACATGGGTATACGACGAAAAGCATCCGCTTGTTGATGCGGCGATGAGGACTTCTAAAGCGTCTACAGGTAAAGCAAAGAGCGGAGTATGGAGTTTCTCTACCAACGGAGTTGCAACCGCCGGTCAATTTGGAATCCCGACAATCGGATTTGCACCGGGAAAAGAAGAGCTTGCACATTCATCTAAAGAGGAGATTGTATTAAACGACCTGCTTAAGGCGGCTAAGTTTTATTCCCTGTTACCGTTTGAACTGATAAAATAA
- a CDS encoding DUF2202 domain-containing protein, whose protein sequence is MKVLKILLIPAMLFASIISQGCSDLISNPESADPEDVQNLLLTTDLQSFPFENISEKEKDGLLFLREEEKVARDIYLKMNEKHGSRIFNNISRSEQTHMDAIKRLLDKYEINDPIDDDRPGLFENQQLQDLYDNLLKQGGQSHVEGLKVGALIEEVDIIDLKEELDSPEVDNQDIRFVYNNLLKGSANHLRAFIKNLKLQGITYAPLYLDQDTFDKIVNGQL, encoded by the coding sequence ATGAAAGTATTAAAAATATTATTGATACCGGCCATGTTATTTGCATCTATTATTTCACAGGGCTGCAGTGATTTAATTTCAAACCCAGAATCGGCTGATCCGGAAGATGTTCAGAACCTGCTTCTCACAACAGACCTCCAAAGTTTTCCTTTTGAAAATATTTCAGAAAAGGAAAAAGATGGTCTATTGTTCTTAAGAGAGGAGGAGAAGGTTGCGCGGGATATATATTTAAAAATGAATGAGAAACATGGGAGCCGGATTTTTAATAATATATCAAGAAGTGAACAAACACATATGGACGCAATAAAACGGTTGTTAGATAAATACGAAATAAATGATCCAATCGATGATGATAGACCGGGTCTTTTTGAAAATCAACAGCTTCAGGATTTATATGATAATTTGCTGAAGCAAGGAGGACAATCACATGTTGAAGGATTAAAGGTTGGAGCACTTATAGAAGAAGTGGATATTATTGATCTAAAAGAAGAATTAGATTCACCGGAAGTGGATAATCAGGATATCCGATTTGTTTATAATAATTTATTAAAAGGTTCTGCCAATCATCTGAGAGCTTTTATAAAGAATCTAAAATTACAGGGTATCACTTACGCACCCCTGTACCTTGATCAAGATACATTCGATAAAATAGTAAACGGGCAACTCTAA
- a CDS encoding GIY-YIG nuclease family protein: MDKKEIKRNYKQKIQQMGVYQIRNLANGKVFIGGSKNILAKFNAHTFTLEIGTHINKKLQEEYNIFGKESFVFEVLETVKPKEDPAYDYSFDIKELEKKWLNKIKPTGENGYN, translated from the coding sequence GTGGACAAGAAAGAAATAAAAAGAAACTACAAACAGAAAATCCAGCAGATGGGTGTCTATCAGATCCGGAATCTTGCAAATGGAAAGGTGTTCATTGGGGGAAGTAAAAACATTCTCGCCAAGTTCAATGCCCATACTTTCACACTGGAAATCGGCACCCATATAAACAAAAAACTACAGGAGGAATACAACATCTTCGGAAAAGAGAGCTTTGTATTTGAGGTGCTTGAAACTGTCAAGCCGAAAGAGGATCCTGCCTATGATTACTCGTTCGACATAAAAGAGCTCGAAAAAAAATGGTTAAACAAAATAAAACCGACTGGTGAGAACGGTTATAACTAG
- a CDS encoding galactokinase has protein sequence MSLASKIDQKFRELFNEPPVIVRSPGRVNLIGEHTDYNMGFVLPAAIDKAIYFAIAPGNSEFCNLYSLDFNEGVRFSAADFKHNEKNWANYLIGVIDQLKKSGKKIGGFNCVFGGDIPIGAGLSSSAAIEAGLAFSLNHIFDLKIEKIELVKLSQRAENEFVGVKCGIMDQYINIFGSSKKVLKIDCRSLEYEYHPFDKDDLKIVLCNTLVSHSLASSEYNRRREECEEGVKILQRHYKEINSLRDADISMVENHKSEFTPDVFARCKYVVEENERVLKTCKDLDKNDFASFGNRMYGSHEGLRDLYKVSCPELDFLVESASRLKGVFGSRMMGGGFGGCTINIVEEETVPGFVEEISGLYKKKYDKIPEIYVCSIQNGTDFFHRD, from the coding sequence ATGAGTCTCGCATCAAAAATTGATCAGAAATTCCGGGAATTGTTTAATGAACCGCCTGTAATTGTCCGTTCGCCCGGCCGCGTGAATCTGATAGGCGAACATACCGACTACAATATGGGGTTTGTACTTCCTGCCGCAATAGATAAAGCAATCTACTTTGCAATCGCTCCAGGAAACAGTGAATTCTGTAATCTCTACTCACTCGATTTTAACGAGGGAGTACGGTTTAGTGCAGCAGATTTTAAGCATAATGAAAAAAACTGGGCCAACTATCTTATCGGTGTAATTGATCAGCTCAAAAAGTCGGGAAAGAAAATAGGCGGATTTAATTGTGTGTTCGGAGGGGATATACCGATAGGTGCCGGCTTGTCATCCTCGGCAGCTATCGAAGCCGGACTCGCATTTTCATTGAATCATATTTTCGATCTTAAGATTGAGAAAATAGAGCTCGTCAAGCTATCTCAAAGAGCCGAGAATGAGTTCGTGGGCGTTAAATGCGGAATAATGGATCAGTACATTAATATTTTTGGCTCTTCAAAAAAAGTATTAAAGATTGACTGCCGTTCTCTTGAATACGAATATCATCCGTTTGATAAAGATGACTTAAAAATAGTTCTTTGCAATACACTTGTAAGTCATTCACTTGCATCTTCGGAATATAACAGGAGAAGAGAGGAGTGCGAGGAGGGTGTAAAAATATTGCAGAGACATTATAAAGAAATCAATAGTCTGCGCGATGCAGATATTAGTATGGTTGAAAATCATAAATCTGAATTCACTCCTGATGTTTTTGCCAGGTGCAAATATGTTGTAGAAGAGAATGAAAGAGTTCTTAAGACATGCAAAGATCTTGACAAAAACGACTTTGCTTCGTTCGGCAACAGGATGTACGGTTCGCATGAAGGATTGCGGGATTTGTATAAAGTGAGCTGTCCCGAACTTGATTTTCTTGTTGAATCGGCTTCCCGACTCAAGGGTGTATTCGGATCGAGAATGATGGGCGGCGGATTCGGCGGGTGTACAATAAATATCGTCGAAGAAGAAACAGTTCCGGGCTTCGTTGAAGAGATTTCCGGATTATATAAGAAAAAATATGACAAAATTCCGGAAATCTATGTCTGCTCTATTCAAAACGGTACAGACTTTTTCCACCGGGATTAA
- the thrC gene encoding threonine synthase, translating into MNNYFYKCFDCGKEYSATQIENNFVYLCPICGMAERNKPLRGVFTVEYDYNSIKKKLSRKKFLNLSPGKFLNYKPLWPLKKYPPDEILNRLELNSSPVLKYKVDGREIFFFDDTRNPTLSYKDRASSLVVLKALELGVKEISAASTGNAGSSLAGIASRLGVKSHIFVPSSIPEAKRIQIQAYGASIYPVDGTYDDAFDICLEISSAKKIYNRNTAYNPLTIEGKKSAAFDMFIQLKGELPDYIFVPVGDGVIISGLFKGFYDLKKLGWINKIPKLIGVQAKGSDALVRYMKNGEFRFKKADTIADSISAAAPRNLYMAAQSISITRGSAIAVSDQEILKAQLIISRTTGLFVEPSCAASYAGYKKFINRNPIQADSKIMLMMTGNGLKDTEAAAEQFRKPDSLSIKQIMKIFRVK; encoded by the coding sequence ATGAACAACTACTTTTACAAATGTTTCGATTGCGGTAAAGAATATTCCGCAACACAAATTGAGAATAATTTCGTTTATCTGTGTCCCATCTGCGGAATGGCGGAAAGAAATAAACCGCTGAGAGGTGTTTTTACCGTTGAGTACGATTACAATTCGATAAAGAAAAAATTATCCCGGAAGAAATTTCTGAATCTTTCTCCCGGTAAATTTCTGAACTATAAACCTTTATGGCCTCTTAAAAAATATCCGCCGGATGAAATACTTAATCGGCTTGAACTTAACTCTTCCCCTGTTTTAAAGTATAAAGTTGACGGAAGGGAAATCTTTTTCTTCGACGACACGAGAAATCCGACTTTATCCTATAAAGACCGGGCGTCATCTCTTGTAGTTTTGAAAGCTCTCGAGCTCGGCGTAAAAGAAATCTCCGCCGCTTCTACTGGAAACGCAGGTTCATCTTTGGCGGGAATAGCCTCCCGACTCGGAGTTAAATCTCACATTTTTGTCCCTTCATCAATTCCCGAGGCAAAAAGAATTCAGATTCAGGCATATGGTGCATCAATATATCCGGTTGACGGCACTTATGATGATGCTTTCGATATTTGTCTTGAAATCTCCTCGGCAAAAAAAATCTATAACCGTAATACCGCTTACAATCCCTTAACTATTGAAGGAAAGAAATCAGCTGCTTTTGATATGTTCATTCAGCTGAAAGGGGAATTGCCGGATTATATTTTTGTGCCGGTTGGCGATGGTGTGATTATTTCTGGATTATTCAAAGGGTTTTACGATCTGAAAAAACTAGGCTGGATAAATAAAATTCCTAAGCTTATTGGTGTCCAGGCGAAAGGAAGCGATGCGCTGGTTCGCTATATGAAAAATGGGGAATTCCGGTTTAAGAAAGCGGATACTATTGCCGATAGTATCTCGGCAGCAGCGCCCCGAAACTTATATATGGCCGCACAGTCAATCTCTATAACCAGAGGATCTGCGATTGCCGTGAGCGATCAGGAGATTTTAAAAGCACAATTGATTATATCCCGTACAACCGGATTGTTTGTAGAACCATCATGTGCCGCATCCTATGCGGGATATAAGAAATTTATTAATCGTAATCCGATTCAAGCAGATTCTAAAATTATGCTTATGATGACCGGTAACGGATTAAAAGATACGGAAGCGGCGGCTGAACAATTTCGAAAACCTGATTCTCTCTCCATAAAACAGATCATGAAAATATTCCGGGTAAAATGA
- a CDS encoding TonB-dependent receptor produces MKKAEGSLRKFLTVIFILPFFSISAQTGSVIGKVISDKAQPITGANLIISGTTYGDASDLNGNFEIKNVPFGVYNLEASCIGYGKRTIRNISVGASSKPLTIVLREAVIETAQVIVSASKYEQRLEDITASTTIIQPDYINRKNFISFDDMLRYIPGVQMNLEQVSIRGSSGYSKGVGARVLVAINGIPLYAGDNGDVVWELIPLSDIERVEVIKGPASSLYGSSAIGGVINIITKAKVQSPVTYFKSYLGAYDKPSHDLWKWDDNYRTFYGIELTHSGSNEKLGYTLSLKKFDNMSYRQNDYFKRYLGHIKLSYSFTPDNYILFFSNYLYSNRGNFLYWKDSRNALVPKDEENGNYVLSNRIFNGLIYHHKFNENFTSEAKGSFYRTSFDGYGLEVTSSVANLFRGEFLTNYFASDNLIITSGLEASYSDVNSNIFSNTHFYGAGAYLQAEYKGIKNLIATAGLRFDYIKIDTISGKNAVTPRLGLNYKLNNDIILRASIGTGFRAPTPAEVFTSAAVGGGVGVKENPNLTSETSLSFEFGVQYKIGPGINFDAALFQTEYNNFIEANLTNEGDIQFINLSKARIQGIETILDWSLIPEELKVTVGYNYLWARDIEKNRSMKYRPRNSFYAQVKYSPGQFDFGIDFRHWSRIEEIDNALVEPPLALVVDGDKRVPVYVTDITAGYNFLIWNIPAKIYLNARNLFNYNYVEFIGNIAPIRNVSLSTEIYF; encoded by the coding sequence ATGAAAAAAGCAGAAGGCTCTTTAAGAAAGTTTTTAACCGTGATATTTATTCTCCCGTTTTTCTCCATATCAGCTCAAACCGGTTCGGTTATAGGTAAGGTAATTAGCGATAAAGCTCAGCCGATAACTGGTGCCAACCTGATTATTTCAGGAACAACTTACGGCGACGCATCGGATTTAAACGGAAATTTTGAGATTAAGAACGTTCCCTTCGGTGTCTACAACCTTGAAGCATCATGTATTGGTTATGGAAAGCGGACAATCAGAAATATTTCTGTCGGTGCCTCTTCAAAACCGTTAACAATAGTTTTAAGAGAAGCCGTAATTGAAACGGCACAGGTAATTGTAAGCGCTTCGAAATACGAACAGAGGCTGGAGGACATCACTGCAAGCACAACAATAATTCAGCCCGATTATATAAACAGGAAGAACTTTATTTCTTTCGATGACATGCTTCGGTATATACCGGGTGTTCAGATGAATCTTGAACAGGTAAGTATAAGAGGATCCAGCGGGTACAGTAAAGGTGTGGGAGCCCGGGTTCTTGTTGCAATTAACGGTATTCCTTTGTATGCCGGAGATAACGGTGATGTTGTCTGGGAACTTATACCGCTTTCAGATATCGAAAGAGTTGAGGTTATTAAGGGGCCAGCAAGCTCTCTCTACGGTTCGTCTGCGATTGGCGGTGTTATTAATATAATCACCAAAGCAAAAGTTCAGAGCCCCGTTACATATTTTAAGAGTTATTTAGGCGCATACGATAAACCCTCACACGATCTCTGGAAATGGGATGATAACTACAGAACATTTTATGGAATTGAATTAACACATTCCGGTTCTAATGAAAAACTCGGCTATACTCTTTCACTCAAAAAATTCGACAATATGAGCTACCGGCAGAACGATTATTTTAAAAGGTACCTCGGTCACATTAAATTGAGTTATTCATTCACACCCGATAATTACATTCTCTTCTTCTCAAATTATCTTTATTCCAACCGGGGCAATTTTTTATACTGGAAGGATTCACGGAATGCGCTGGTGCCTAAAGACGAAGAAAACGGGAATTACGTTTTATCCAACAGGATCTTTAACGGATTAATTTACCATCATAAATTCAACGAGAATTTTACTTCGGAAGCGAAAGGAAGCTTTTACAGAACCAGCTTCGACGGGTATGGATTGGAAGTTACCAGCTCAGTAGCAAATCTTTTCAGGGGAGAATTCCTTACCAACTATTTTGCTTCTGATAATCTGATCATTACATCCGGGCTTGAAGCTTCCTATTCAGACGTTAATTCGAACATTTTTTCGAACACGCATTTTTACGGTGCCGGCGCCTACCTGCAAGCTGAGTACAAAGGGATTAAAAATTTAATTGCAACAGCCGGATTGCGTTTCGATTATATAAAGATCGATACGATCTCAGGAAAGAACGCCGTAACACCACGGCTCGGTCTTAATTATAAACTCAACAACGATATAATTTTACGGGCTTCCATTGGTACCGGATTCAGAGCACCGACACCTGCGGAGGTATTTACTTCTGCCGCAGTTGGCGGTGGAGTGGGCGTTAAGGAGAATCCGAACCTTACTTCAGAAACAAGTCTGTCATTTGAATTCGGAGTTCAATATAAAATCGGGCCGGGAATAAATTTCGACGCTGCCCTCTTTCAAACCGAATACAATAACTTTATAGAAGCAAATCTTACAAATGAAGGTGATATTCAATTTATAAACCTATCCAAAGCCAGGATTCAGGGTATTGAAACAATTCTCGATTGGTCACTTATTCCTGAGGAACTTAAAGTTACAGTCGGTTATAATTATTTATGGGCTAGGGACATTGAGAAGAACAGATCGATGAAATACCGCCCGCGCAATTCTTTTTACGCTCAAGTAAAATATTCGCCCGGACAATTCGATTTTGGAATCGATTTCAGGCATTGGAGCCGGATTGAAGAGATTGATAACGCGCTCGTTGAACCGCCACTGGCTCTTGTAGTCGATGGCGATAAACGGGTTCCTGTTTATGTTACGGATATTACTGCCGGTTATAACTTTTTAATATGGAATATCCCCGCAAAAATTTACCTTAATGCCAGGAATCTTTTTAACTACAATTATGTGGAGTTTATTGGGAATATTGCGCCGATCCGTAATGTGTCGCTTAGTACAGAGATCTATTTCTGA